In Hydrogenovibrio marinus, a single genomic region encodes these proteins:
- a CDS encoding AraC family transcriptional regulator — MKNKRYEQSIQRVCNYIYEHLDETLTVEQLSDVAHFSKYHFHRQFSNSVGVNVFKFIQLLRLKRASYQLVFHQNTRITDIALSSGYDSHESFSRAFKKSFGLSPTEFRRTPIWSDWHTNYQFKPIRGQITMDAEIIAFPELKIAVFEHRGPHEKLNESVSQFIDWRKETGLSPITHSRTFGLAYDDPSVVEPEKFRFDICGEVQREIPQNSYGIVNKTIPGGRCVKIRHYGSHDDMDETVYYLYRNWLTENNETPRDFPCFFEYLNFFPEVPEHELMTDVYLPLN; from the coding sequence ATGAAAAATAAACGCTACGAACAAAGCATTCAACGTGTATGCAATTACATATATGAACATCTGGATGAAACGCTTACCGTCGAACAGCTAAGTGACGTTGCACATTTTTCCAAATACCATTTCCATCGTCAGTTTTCGAACAGCGTCGGTGTGAACGTATTCAAGTTTATCCAATTGCTGAGGCTTAAACGCGCCTCATATCAATTGGTATTTCATCAGAATACCCGCATCACGGATATCGCCCTGTCCTCAGGATACGATAGCCACGAAAGCTTTAGCCGAGCTTTCAAAAAGAGCTTTGGCTTGTCGCCGACCGAATTCCGACGAACACCTATCTGGTCCGATTGGCACACAAACTACCAATTTAAACCAATAAGAGGTCAAATAACGATGGATGCAGAAATCATTGCCTTTCCCGAGTTAAAAATCGCCGTTTTCGAGCACAGAGGGCCGCACGAAAAACTGAATGAATCCGTCAGCCAATTTATTGACTGGCGTAAGGAAACCGGACTTTCTCCAATAACACACAGTCGAACTTTTGGACTTGCCTACGATGATCCTAGCGTGGTCGAACCAGAAAAGTTCCGCTTTGATATTTGTGGCGAAGTTCAGAGGGAGATTCCTCAGAACAGCTACGGCATCGTCAACAAAACCATTCCCGGTGGACGTTGCGTGAAGATTCGCCATTACGGCAGTCATGATGATATGGATGAAACGGTTTACTATCTTTATCGCAACTGGCTGACGGAAAACAACGAAACGCCACGAGACTTCCCGTGCTTTTTTGAATAT